The genomic window CAGTCGATTCGCAAAATATTTATAGAAATATAATTATTAAAATAAGTGAGATAACAATTCATTGTTACCTCACTTATTTTTTACATATTATACATAGATATATAATTCATAAATTTCTCTATATTAAACTCCTCAATGTTACTATTATATCTACTCATAACATTAATTTGTTGAACACCTTTTTCAATTTCGTTAAAATCAAAAGCAAATGGGTCTGGTCTATTACTTTGAACTAAACCAGAATTAGTATTTTCTAATATAAACCATTCTCCATATAGTTCTTCTCCATCTTGTACTAAAAGTATATTAAACCCTTTTTTGTCTATATATAATCCACCCCAAGCTTTTATCTTTCTTCCTCTACAAGTTGGAAGTTGCAATTCAACCCTTGTATATTCTTCCCCAAACTCTCTTCTTGTTACTTTCCTAATAAAATCTTTTTCAAGAATAGGTTTAAGCTTAATATCTATTACTTTTTTTGAAATTAAATTAATTTTTACCTCAATAGATTCATATCTTGATATTCTCCCTTCTGGAGTTATTGTAATTTCACCTTGAGGATACGCCTTATTAAATGTATCTATAAATTCTTGTATTGGATTATAAATATCCTTTTTAAATTGATACTCAACTAACTTACAAAAATCTTCATCTTCTTTTCTTTTTCTTTCTTCTTCTAATTTTTTCTTGGATTCAAAATTATCTTTAGCTAATCTATTATTAATCATAGCATTTATTATACTTGAAAACTCTTTTTCTTCTATATCATTATTTATTAAGTAAGACTCTATCTCTTCCCAATTATTGAATCTTTTAGTTGTTGACTTTTCTAACATCTTCATTATAACTCCAGATAGCACTGGCGATAAATTTGTATTAATTCTACTTGGATTTACTGGTTCACTAAATAAATGATGGTTTTTCCATTGTTCCACATCATTTGGAATAGTAACATTATATGGAAACTGCAAAGTTGCAAGTTCATAAAAAACCAATCCCATAGAGTAAATATCCATTTGTATAGTATTTTTGTCATTCTTCCATCCTTCTGGTGCTGTATACATAAGATGTCCAAATCCTTTAAATGTAATAGTTCTGGTTCTATCAGTTGAAATCTTTGATAACCCAAAGTCACTTATTTTAATTACATCATCTTTTATTAATATATTATCTGGTTTTATATCTCTGTGAACTAATACACTATTTACTGCTTTCATTCCTTTTGCTAATTGAAGAAATAAATTTTTCAACTTACCTTCATCTAAAAATTTATTTTCCAACTTTTGTGACTTTATATACTCTTTAAGCGTACCTTTATTAGCATATTCCATAATTACATATGGTGGCAAATTGCTTATTGTATCTCCATCATTTGCAAATAGATATTTAATTACATTACTATCATCAATCTTAGTCGCTAAATTTATTTCATTTTTAAATGCAATTAAATTTTGTTCATCTGTAAAACCTTGTGCTATAGTTTTTAAAGCCCACTCTGTATCATCTGATATCCTTCTTATCTTAAATACATTCCCAAAAGCTCCATTTCCAATAAATTTTTCTATTAGATATTCATTATTTTCATTATCTTTAACAAATCTACCTTCTAATAATTGCATAAATTCATCCCCCTTGAAATGTTGTTATAAATAGATATCCAAATTCTGAATATCTCTATTTTGTCATTTTTATATTTCTAATTTTTGTTTAAATTCTTCTTTAAACTCTTTTTCTTGTGATTTATTATAGAATGATAAGCCTATTAGTCTATACCTTTCATTATCAACTAATACACTATTTTCAACATCAAAAGATGCATCTTTTGGTAATAAAGTTCCTTCTGCTTCATATACTGCTGTACTCTCTTTTATAACTTCATTTGGTTTACTTAATACAGCTAAAGACTCATCTTCTATTCTTAGTAATAGTTCTTCCTTCCATTTATCTTTTTCTAATAAATGGTCACCTTTAGGTTCTATAAATAATTGATAATATTTATATTCACTATCTTCTTTTTTCTTAGCCCATAGCAAAAAGTCTGGTTCTGTTACTTGGTCTGTATCAAAATGATATAATTTTAATATTTTCTCATTTCTTATTAAGTACACATCTTCATATCCACTATTAATTAAATCACTATAAACTGATTTCATTAGTAATATTAATCTCTTTTCTTCTGATGTACCATAATTTTCTTCATAAGCATACCATTTTTCATTCATTAAGTTTAATCTTAAATTTGAACCATCTTGTACGCTCATTGGTTTACCCATTTCTTTATCTTCTCCACCAATAATAAATGATGCCTTTTTCTCAAAATTAAGATTTTTAAGTGCTTCTGGATAGAATTCTTTTGTCCCTATATAAGGAATATAGTTTTTCTTTATCTTACCTTCTATTTCTTTCAATATATCTAAAACAATCTCTAAAAGCTCTATATTATCTATATCATCAATTTCAGTGTATTTACTTCTTATAGTTACTTCAATTGCATCTAAGTATTTATTATCTGTAATAAATTCATTTATGGATTGTAAATTTGGTAAATATTTTTTCAAATTTTCAAATGAGTAAAACTCATTTTTACTTATTGCTTTTCTTATAACATTGTAACCAAAGTCTTTTAATTTAAATGTTGTTGGAGTAAGATTATCGGCTTTATCTTTATCTGTATTATCATCTAATATATGATTTTCTTTAATATTACCAGTTTTCAAGTCAAAATCATAAGATAACTCTACCTTCATTTGAGATAATGCTTCTATATCTTTATTTGTATTTACAACCTGTCTATTTGAAAATATAACACCATTCTTAAATACATTAGTTTTCTTAAAGCTGTCTTTTAGCTTTAAATCAACTGTTATCTTATTTGACTCATCTTCAATTATACCTTTTTCTTTAAGTTCTTTCTTTAAGTCAGAAATATACTTAGGCTCATTTATACTATGATAATATAATTCTTCCAATATTCTTAATTCATTATCTAAATCATTATCATATTTTCTTTTATACTTATCTTCTGTATCATCTAAATTAAATGGATAATACCTCGCACCTCTACCGATTAACTGTGCCTCTTTTGTTGTTGTAGTTTTTGAACCTCTACCATCATCAACTCTTACAATATCAAATAAATTAAGTACATCCCAACCCTCATTTAACATATCAACAGCAAAAACAGCTCTATACATATTACCTTTATCTTCTAAAGTATTTACTATAATCTGCTTTTGTTCACTTTCCTCTTTATTATTTACTTCTATACATTTATCTTCATTAAATTGATATTTAATTTCTACTATAAGGTTGTCTAAAGTAATATTCTCATCTTCAAAAAATTTAAATGCTTTTGTTATTACATTATTATCTTCATCAGATTTTAACTTATTTAAATCCTCTACGGTAAGATTAGTAATCCAACTATTAAAATTCTCCAAGATTTCTTTAGATTGAGCTATTTTATTTGATTTTATTAGAATAACTGGTTTTAATACTATCTTATTTTTTTCAGCTACTTTTCTTCTATATTCACTTGTAATTACAGCTTGTAGAAGTCTTTCCTTGATTTTATTATCAGACTGTAAAACTATAACTTCTTTAGAGTATTTATCTTTTCTAAACTTTGGTAAATCATACTTATATATGACTTTATCTTTATATTTATCATATACTAAAGGATTTTCAAGCTCTGCTGTTGCTGTGTATTCTAATAATATATTATCTTGATTATGATGTAGTATATTATTTACAGTATATTCCCAACTATTTTTCTCTTCTTCCTCTGTTTTACTTAATTTACTTTTGGTTAATGTGTTTAAGTGATGTGCTTCATCACTAAGTAATACAACCTTTTTATCCTTAAAGTCTTCATAAGTAATTGAACCTTCTGTTGGTGTATTTAATTTATAATGTAATCCTTGAATAGTAGTAAACATTATATTTATAGAATCATCATCTGCATCTTCTAAATTATTAACTTCTCTAATATCAACAATTTTATTATTAATTGTAATCTTATTATTAAATAAAAATTTACTTGAAGTGTAATCTAAAAAGTTATATTTAGTCTTATCTATTATATTTGTACTATTAACAAAAAATATAAAGTTTCTATAACCTCTATCGTATAAATATAAAATATTACTTGCCATTAATAATGTTTTTCCACTTCCAGTTGCTAAATTAAACATTAAATGTACTGGTTTTATCTTCTTTTTATATTTTTCAATATAGTACCTTAATAAACTTTGAGAGTCTATTTGATACGGTCTTAGCTCAAACTTTTTATTGATATTATCTTTAATACAAGAAGGAATTTCACAATCAATCATTTCTTCTTCAAGAAAAGCTTGAAATTTATTACTTAATAAATCCATTGTTGCCATAAATCTTCCCCCCCTTTATTTTAATCCATAAAATTCTTTATTTAGTTTCTTATCTTCATCTGAAACACTATATGTTATATCATCTATTTCGCTTAAATTAACATATAAATGATTCTTATCTAATATTTCTATTAAAAATTCTTTTTGTTGTTCAAAAGAAAGTTCTTCAAATTCACTCATATTATTATCAATTTGTTTTACTTTAACTCTATAACTTAAGAATGATTTTTCCTTCATTTCATTCCATATATATTTTAACGCTTTTGAATCATTAGCTTTTTCTATCTTATTGATGAATATTTCATTCCATTTCATTAATTCACAATAAACAAAACTTCCCCCACCTTGCCAATTTAAACTTTGGCTTATTCCTGTCTGTTCACCTTCAATTACTTTCTTTAGTCTCTCAACAGATATATCTTCAATATAATCCATCTGTTCTATTCCAATATATTTTCTATTCATTTTGTGAGCAGTAGCACAAGTTGTTCCACTTCCAAGATGGTAATCTAATACTATATCATTTTCATTAGATGCTATTTCTAAAATTCTTTCTATAAGTTGTTCTGGCTTAGGATTTTTAAATACTTTACTTCCAAATAACTTTTCTAAATCTTTCGTTGCATTTGTAGTAGTATCTATATCATTCCATAATGTCGTAGGAGTCACTCCCTTTTGCTCTTCTAATGATTCGTTTAAGTAAACCTTTAGTTGTGGCTTTGACGTTCCTTTCCTTCCAAAAGCTATTCTTCCTTCACTTAAAAGTCTATTGTACTCTTCATTTGTAGTTCTCCAACATCTACCTTCTGGAGGAAGATATACTTCTTCTGTATTAGGATTTTTTATTTCATAACTTAAATTTTTTCTTTCATTTGGGGCATCAAATGGGTCACATCTATATAATCCTCTACCATCATTATCATCATATTTAAATTTACTTGTATCTATTTTAAGCCTAAATTTATTTTTATCTAACACTGATTTATTTTTTGCATAAACAAAAACATGATTTGTTGATAAAGATATAAAAGTATCATTTGATACTGACTTTCTACTTTGCCATATAACATCTCCTATAAAATTCTCTTCTCCTAATATTCCATCTGCTAAAACTTTGAAATAATGTGCTTGAACATCACTTAAAGTTATCCATATTGTACCATTTTCTGCAAGTAACTGCTTAGCTACTTCTAATCTGTTTTTTACAAAAGTTAACCAAGTTGAGCGAGTAAATTTGTCATTATAATTAAATGAATCATTATCAGTGTTATAAGGAGGGTCAATAAAAATAACCTTAACCTTACCTTTATATCTATCTTTTATAGAATGTAAAGCTATTAAATTATTCCCTTTAATTATTAGATTATCATTTTCATTAATCACTAAAGCTTCTGATTCACCATTTTCGTCAAACTTCTTAAAGTTAGTTAATACCTTATTTTCATATAATCTATCTATATCATCAGAAGCAAGAACTTCATTATAAAATACTTCATCTTGCTTTGCATCTTCTCTATCTTGACCACCTTCTAAAACACAATCTTTATACGCCCAATTTAATACAACATCTCTATTTTCTTTTATATAACTATTATCAACTGCTAATCCTATTTTATTTCTATATTTTGTATAACTATCCTCAAGATAATATTTACCACCTATAAATTCAATAAATTCTTCTCTCTTAAATATTAATGCTCCACCTACTTCTATAAAGAAATGTAGCTTCATTTTAGAATTATTAAGTATTGTAGAAATTAATTTTTCATCATATTTTAATGCTAATTCTTGTATTTTACCTATTATATATTCATTGTTTACATAAACTCTTTCATCATCTTTGAATATACTTAATATATCGTCTATACTCTTACTCACTTCGATTTCCTCCGTAACATATTATAATTAGTTTCTATTTATCAATTTTAACATAATATATAATTTTAATCACTAAGCCTATCTATGATTAATTTTTTCTTATTTTGAACTTATGATAGTTATAAAAATATATAAATAATCTATAATATATTAATAGGTTAATCATTTGATTAAACTTTAAAAGGTTATGATTTTGTATAAGGTAAGTATTTTAGATAAGGATAAGATTTAACATTTCATATATTTTGAGTATGATAACATTCGCTTCTATTTTAAAGTTTGTTTACTAAACTTTATTAAAAACATCTAACATACAAAGGTTTAATCTTTTTTAAGGTTAATGGTTTAATAGGTAAAGATTTATATAACTAAAGCAAAAAGCAAGTAGGTATAATTTCTACTTGCTTTTTGCTTTAGTCATTAATTTTATTATCTAATAAACAATAGTTCCTAATATATAAACATAATTTCTACTTATTTTTATTCTTTTTAATGCTCATAAATAGTAGCATGTTCTAATCTAACCTTAACAGGTTTAGATGTTTGCATTATTAAATATTCATTACCATTGCTATCTATCCATTTATCTCTAAGCATAAAACTATATGGCACAACCCATTCATCAGAATCACTTATCATATAAGGTGTGTGTATCATTGCTATTTTACCACCAGTATCATTGGTTACCGAAGCTAATACATATGTTGCATTAGCTGTAGTTTTTACATATGCTGATATTTCTTTTTTCTTATCTTTATTAGCTAAAACCCACTCTTTTATATCTGATGGTAATTGCTCTAAATCTGGAAAGAAAAAATCTTTATCTGGTATTAAATCCATTACCTCTACTTCAGCTTCTGTTGTTATTTCATTAGTATCTTCATTAATAACTTCAACTGTCCCTTTTTTCCCATCATCACTCTTAATCATACTTTCATCAAGATTACTTTTCTCATCATCTTCTAATTCGCTGTTTTCATCTTTTAATTCAATATCTGATTTATTGGGGTCTTTCGTATATGATGTCTTATTTATATCATTTGATGTACACCCAACACAAACTAATGCTAAGATTATTACTTTAACCACTATAGCCTTCTTAAGAAACATATTCTTCCCCCCTTAGGTCTAAATATAATAACACTTACATATTTCTAAATTAATCTATTTTAAATCCTTCAATATCTGCTGTTATATCTTTCTTTATAATTTTAACAGTATTTTTTCTATATTTAGTGTAAATTATAATTAAATTTACAATTCCTAATGGAACAGAAAATCCCCATAATATCATAGCCATAAAAAGTTTTGCTATAAATATAACTACTATATTGGCAAATATTATTGGTATGTCCGATAACAAACTTTCTTTAATACTCAAATAAGTCCCTTTAGAAAATGGATATAGTATAGTAAAGGAAATTGCAATTATTATATATTTCATACCTTCTACTGATATCAATACATTAACTTTATCTGCTTCTAATATACCCGATATATAAAGAAATGCCATAAATAAAGCTACTAAATAACTTTTTATTAAATATTCTTTATTATAATAATTAAATAAATATTTTATGTATCTCATTTTAATCCCCCAACTCTTCTATTAATCCAATTTCACTTAAAATGTTATTTCTGTATTTTGCACCACTCTTTCTTCCTGCTAATATGTCTGTTAAATAATTTTCATTCATATTTAATTTTTTAGCTAAATCTCTTTGTGTCATTTTTAATTCTATTAACCTCTTCTTCACAATTACTCCAAACAAATCTGTATCTTTGTTCATAAACCTCCTCCTTTAATTTATATCTTAAGCTCATTATGTTATAATAAATTTGACCTTAAAATGATGTAATTTCTTATCCAATATCTATTTTAAAGTCATTTTGACTCTGAGTCAATATTTTTGTAGTCACTAAGACTCTTTTTGTATATTTTTAAGTCATTTAGACTTTAAGAGAGGTGTTTAGAATAGAAACTTTAGGAGAAAAACTTGCTTATTTAAGAAAAAAAGCTGGTGTAACACAGCGTGAATTAATGGATACTCTTCAATTTGAAAATTTGCATAAATATGAAAAAGATAAAAGAGAACCAAACATTGAGATATTATCAAAACTTTCAAAGTATTTTAATGTTAGTTCTGACTGGCTTTTAGGATTGGATACTGCTAACTTCGACTTATCAGAGGAAGAAATAAACTTTATAACTAACTTTAGAAAATTGCCAGAAAAAGAAAAATTAAAAATTGAAGGTATGGTAGAATTGAAACTTGCTGAAATGCAAGATTAATTTTTACTTTTTAAGATACGATTTCACATCTTATATTTGACTTATTTGTAAATATCTTTGTTATAGAAAAAATATAGAGTTAGACAATATATATCATCTAACTCTATATTTTTATAAATTTATGTACATAATATTATCTATAATTAATAACTTTAATAATAAATATTTTCAGAGTCTAAGCGTAGTTTATAGAAGAATTGTAACCATTTAGGCTGTGTATCAACTTCTTCGGCTAATTTTTTAAGTGTTCTTTTTCCTATACGTCTATCCATTACAGCAAACATCCTAACAATTGGATTTTCCGATACAATACTTTTCACGATAGGTAATTCTTTATATTCTCTAATTGCATCTGTAATGTTATAAATATCAAAATCTCCATTATTTATTGATATATTTACAACTTCATCTTCAATCGCCTTATTTTCCTCATCATATAGATATCCTTTATCTGTCCATTTCCTCTCTGGAATATCAAGTTCTTGTTTAGTCAAATATTCTAAATTAGAATATCCCTTCACATAATATGCGTATGGATTTGCCATAGCATACTCATTTTTATCAACTCTCACACAAAATCTCCCATAATTATCTGGTGCTCCATGATAATGTGTTAAAAAATACTGGACACGCCCTCTCAAACTTTCACATAAAAATTCTTCTTCTAATTCTTTCCTTAATCCAGTCCATGATTTACCCATATAGCCCTCCTTATATTCTATATCTGATAGTTACTATTTAAATATTATATTTTTATTTGCTTTAACTTTTCTATAAATGTGCAATCGTTAGAAAATACATGAATTCCCCTATCATCATAAAGAAAAAATACATTATCTGTTTCTTTATCTATTATATAAACTGCACAATCAAGCTCAGTATTATCTCCTATATCAGAAATAATAATCTTTCTAAAAAGTTTTTCAATATTTATTCTATTTGTTTCCCAAATATACCGTGTTCCATAATATTTTTCTTCATCATCAATCCATTCAAATGGGAAAGTAGTACATTCAGTAGACTCTAAATACATTTCAATAAATTCATTTTCTCTTTTTTTAGACTCATTATATTTGTCTTCATATATAACAGCTAAATTATCTGAAAAATTACAACTGTTCCATACTTTACAAGCACAATCTATACATGAATCAACATATTCATCTCTATAAATTAACTCTTCACTTTCTATATCTTCAACATCATAGTATGGATTTTCATATGGTAATATTTCAAATGATATATAGTCTTTTGATTGAAAACAATAATCAACTGTCAATTTATCCAAATAAAAGTTCATTACTCAATCCCCTCCATTTATATAAACTTGCTTTATTAATTTTTATTATAGTAACTTAAAATATTACTTAATATCAAGCTATATCTACTATTTATAAAAACTTTTTTAATAATTTTAAACTTCATAATTATTGTTACAATGAAAAAGCAAGTAGTTTTAGTTTCTACTTGCTTTTTACATTT from Clostridium septicum includes these protein-coding regions:
- a CDS encoding serine/threonine-protein kinase, whose amino-acid sequence is MQLLEGRFVKDNENNEYLIEKFIGNGAFGNVFKIRRISDDTEWALKTIAQGFTDEQNLIAFKNEINLATKIDDSNVIKYLFANDGDTISNLPPYVIMEYANKGTLKEYIKSQKLENKFLDEGKLKNLFLQLAKGMKAVNSVLVHRDIKPDNILIKDDVIKISDFGLSKISTDRTRTITFKGFGHLMYTAPEGWKNDKNTIQMDIYSMGLVFYELATLQFPYNVTIPNDVEQWKNHHLFSEPVNPSRINTNLSPVLSGVIMKMLEKSTTKRFNNWEEIESYLINNDIEEKEFSSIINAMINNRLAKDNFESKKKLEEERKRKEDEDFCKLVEYQFKKDIYNPIQEFIDTFNKAYPQGEITITPEGRISRYESIEVKINLISKKVIDIKLKPILEKDFIRKVTRREFGEEYTRVELQLPTCRGRKIKAWGGLYIDKKGFNILLVQDGEELYGEWFILENTNSGLVQSNRPDPFAFDFNEIEKGVQQINVMSRYNSNIEEFNIEKFMNYISMYNM
- a CDS encoding DNA methyltransferase, which translates into the protein MSKSIDDILSIFKDDERVYVNNEYIIGKIQELALKYDEKLISTILNNSKMKLHFFIEVGGALIFKREEFIEFIGGKYYLEDSYTKYRNKIGLAVDNSYIKENRDVVLNWAYKDCVLEGGQDREDAKQDEVFYNEVLASDDIDRLYENKVLTNFKKFDENGESEALVINENDNLIIKGNNLIALHSIKDRYKGKVKVIFIDPPYNTDNDSFNYNDKFTRSTWLTFVKNRLEVAKQLLAENGTIWITLSDVQAHYFKVLADGILGEENFIGDVIWQSRKSVSNDTFISLSTNHVFVYAKNKSVLDKNKFRLKIDTSKFKYDDNDGRGLYRCDPFDAPNERKNLSYEIKNPNTEEVYLPPEGRCWRTTNEEYNRLLSEGRIAFGRKGTSKPQLKVYLNESLEEQKGVTPTTLWNDIDTTTNATKDLEKLFGSKVFKNPKPEQLIERILEIASNENDIVLDYHLGSGTTCATAHKMNRKYIGIEQMDYIEDISVERLKKVIEGEQTGISQSLNWQGGGSFVYCELMKWNEIFINKIEKANDSKALKYIWNEMKEKSFLSYRVKVKQIDNNMSEFEELSFEQQKEFLIEILDKNHLYVNLSEIDDITYSVSDEDKKLNKEFYGLK
- a CDS encoding SF0329 family protein, with amino-acid sequence MGKSWTGLRKELEEEFLCESLRGRVQYFLTHYHGAPDNYGRFCVRVDKNEYAMANPYAYYVKGYSNLEYLTKQELDIPERKWTDKGYLYDEENKAIEDEVVNISINNGDFDIYNITDAIREYKELPIVKSIVSENPIVRMFAVMDRRIGKRTLKKLAEEVDTQPKWLQFFYKLRLDSENIYY
- a CDS encoding helix-turn-helix domain-containing protein, coding for MFRIETLGEKLAYLRKKAGVTQRELMDTLQFENLHKYEKDKREPNIEILSKLSKYFNVSSDWLLGLDTANFDLSEEEINFITNFRKLPEKEKLKIEGMVELKLAEMQD
- a CDS encoding DEAD/DEAH box helicase family protein, producing the protein MATMDLLSNKFQAFLEEEMIDCEIPSCIKDNINKKFELRPYQIDSQSLLRYYIEKYKKKIKPVHLMFNLATGSGKTLLMASNILYLYDRGYRNFIFFVNSTNIIDKTKYNFLDYTSSKFLFNNKITINNKIVDIREVNNLEDADDDSINIMFTTIQGLHYKLNTPTEGSITYEDFKDKKVVLLSDEAHHLNTLTKSKLSKTEEEEKNSWEYTVNNILHHNQDNILLEYTATAELENPLVYDKYKDKVIYKYDLPKFRKDKYSKEVIVLQSDNKIKERLLQAVITSEYRRKVAEKNKIVLKPVILIKSNKIAQSKEILENFNSWITNLTVEDLNKLKSDEDNNVITKAFKFFEDENITLDNLIVEIKYQFNEDKCIEVNNKEESEQKQIIVNTLEDKGNMYRAVFAVDMLNEGWDVLNLFDIVRVDDGRGSKTTTTKEAQLIGRGARYYPFNLDDTEDKYKRKYDNDLDNELRILEELYYHSINEPKYISDLKKELKEKGIIEDESNKITVDLKLKDSFKKTNVFKNGVIFSNRQVVNTNKDIEALSQMKVELSYDFDLKTGNIKENHILDDNTDKDKADNLTPTTFKLKDFGYNVIRKAISKNEFYSFENLKKYLPNLQSINEFITDNKYLDAIEVTIRSKYTEIDDIDNIELLEIVLDILKEIEGKIKKNYIPYIGTKEFYPEALKNLNFEKKASFIIGGEDKEMGKPMSVQDGSNLRLNLMNEKWYAYEENYGTSEEKRLILLMKSVYSDLINSGYEDVYLIRNEKILKLYHFDTDQVTEPDFLLWAKKKEDSEYKYYQLFIEPKGDHLLEKDKWKEELLLRIEDESLAVLSKPNEVIKESTAVYEAEGTLLPKDASFDVENSVLVDNERYRLIGLSFYNKSQEKEFKEEFKQKLEI
- a CDS encoding DUF3885 domain-containing protein; its protein translation is MNFYLDKLTVDYCFQSKDYISFEILPYENPYYDVEDIESEELIYRDEYVDSCIDCACKVWNSCNFSDNLAVIYEDKYNESKKRENEFIEMYLESTECTTFPFEWIDDEEKYYGTRYIWETNRINIEKLFRKIIISDIGDNTELDCAVYIIDKETDNVFFLYDDRGIHVFSNDCTFIEKLKQIKI
- a CDS encoding helix-turn-helix domain-containing protein — encoded protein: MNKDTDLFGVIVKKRLIELKMTQRDLAKKLNMNENYLTDILAGRKSGAKYRNNILSEIGLIEELGD